From a single Paenibacillus sp. FSL W8-0426 genomic region:
- a CDS encoding DMT family transporter — MKHTSVRAYAYVAAVLYAMIIGLSFMFAKMTVAVAHPLDVLAHRFALSLIVVSMPIALGMVRIRLSAKDLWRIIPLGLLSPVLFFAFQTFGLVTSNSSEAGIIQALVPVFTLVLASLFLKERTTLAQKLFLLLSVSGVVFLFAMKGASMSIGNVKGILLLLLSTVSFAGYGVLARPLTRKYKPLELTWVTLMIGCLAFNAVSLVRHAYLGTMAEYVQPLGNGTYLMALAYLAILSTMFSTLLSSFALTHLEASKMSVFSNLSTLVSIAGGAWILHEPVSGYHVIGALLIIAGVLGTNLSGKKQGRSNTSNHQSPLHAERSAQS; from the coding sequence ATGAAACATACGTCTGTCCGGGCTTACGCTTACGTTGCAGCCGTTTTATATGCCATGATTATCGGTTTATCCTTTATGTTTGCCAAAATGACGGTGGCCGTCGCTCATCCGCTCGACGTGTTAGCCCATCGCTTTGCTCTTTCCCTGATCGTTGTCAGCATGCCGATCGCGCTCGGCATGGTGCGCATCCGCTTGTCTGCCAAGGATTTATGGCGAATCATTCCGCTAGGTCTGCTGTCTCCCGTCCTGTTTTTTGCTTTCCAGACGTTCGGGCTCGTCACGTCCAATTCCTCTGAAGCGGGCATTATCCAAGCACTGGTCCCGGTGTTTACGCTTGTTCTCGCTTCGCTCTTTCTGAAAGAACGAACAACACTGGCGCAAAAACTGTTTCTGCTGCTGTCCGTATCCGGCGTCGTCTTTTTGTTTGCTATGAAGGGGGCATCAATGTCCATCGGCAATGTGAAAGGAATCCTGCTGCTCCTGCTCTCCACCGTCTCCTTCGCCGGGTATGGAGTGTTGGCCCGGCCTTTGACCCGAAAATACAAACCGCTGGAGCTCACTTGGGTCACCTTGATGATCGGCTGCCTTGCCTTTAACGCGGTTTCCCTTGTCCGTCATGCCTACTTAGGTACGATGGCCGAGTATGTCCAGCCTTTGGGAAATGGAACATACCTCATGGCACTGGCCTATTTGGCGATACTGTCTACCATGTTCTCGACGCTGCTGTCCAGCTTCGCGCTCACCCATCTTGAAGCGTCCAAAATGAGCGTATTCAGCAATCTGTCCACATTGGTGTCCATTGCGGGAGGAGCATGGATCTTGCATGAACCGGTCAGCGGGTACCATGTCATCGGAGCCTTGCTCATCATTGCGGGCGTGCTCGGCACCAATTTAAGCGGCAAAAAACAAGGGCGGTCAAACACGTCAAATCATCAATCTCCGCTCCATGCCGAACGAAGCGCACAGAGCTGA
- a CDS encoding PLP-dependent aminotransferase family protein, whose amino-acid sequence MKKYETIARSLERWMQEQTARQGLGSWNERGIKLPPVRSLAKQYQCSISTVLRAYEWLERRHLVYAVPQSGYYAVPNGGGPEEGKWEGPLDFASAAPDSRVFPYADFRHCVDQAMEKKQAELFRYGTDRGLPSLIELLAKQFADYQVFAQAGQMFITSGVQQALAVLALMDFPNGKRRVLIELPGYHNMPPLLKGLNVPFAGVKRTVDGLDWEDLERSFKEDDIKFFYVMPRFHNPLGTSLNANEKKRLIRLAQKHDVYLVEDDFLADLESDSKQDPLWSADTEGRVIYLKSYSKILFPGLRLGVAVLPHELVPLFGAHKRMLDIDTSLLSQAALEIYIRSGMFAHHGKVIRGRYAARMRKVHEQLDRFPDFAPFAEAPRTGGEHTVLPLPERMPLAVLVSRLEKRGVLVDTTERYYPDALRQQDKMLRLNISNVPGQRVAEGMDIIREEIMKLDAAGQRTSKG is encoded by the coding sequence GTGAAAAAATATGAAACCATTGCGCGATCGCTCGAACGATGGATGCAAGAGCAAACAGCACGGCAGGGACTGGGGAGTTGGAACGAGAGGGGCATCAAGCTGCCTCCCGTTCGATCGCTGGCCAAGCAGTATCAATGCAGCATCAGCACCGTGCTGCGTGCCTACGAATGGCTGGAGCGGCGCCATCTAGTGTATGCGGTCCCACAATCGGGATATTATGCGGTGCCTAATGGTGGAGGGCCGGAAGAAGGGAAATGGGAAGGGCCGCTCGATTTTGCTTCGGCCGCGCCGGATTCGCGCGTATTTCCGTATGCCGATTTTCGCCATTGTGTGGACCAGGCGATGGAGAAGAAACAAGCTGAGCTGTTTCGTTACGGCACCGACCGCGGTTTGCCCTCATTGATTGAATTGTTGGCCAAACAGTTCGCCGATTATCAGGTGTTCGCGCAAGCCGGGCAGATGTTTATCACGTCAGGGGTACAACAAGCGCTTGCGGTGCTTGCGCTCATGGATTTTCCGAACGGGAAGAGGCGGGTGCTGATCGAGCTTCCGGGCTATCACAACATGCCTCCCTTGCTGAAGGGGCTTAACGTACCCTTTGCCGGGGTCAAGAGAACGGTGGACGGTCTGGATTGGGAAGACCTGGAGCGGAGTTTCAAGGAAGACGATATCAAGTTTTTCTATGTGATGCCTCGCTTTCATAACCCGCTGGGGACATCTTTGAACGCCAATGAAAAAAAGAGGCTGATCCGCCTGGCGCAAAAGCATGACGTATATTTGGTGGAGGACGATTTTCTCGCCGATCTGGAGAGCGATTCGAAGCAAGACCCGTTGTGGTCTGCCGATACGGAAGGGCGGGTCATTTATTTAAAGAGTTATTCCAAAATTCTGTTTCCCGGGCTGCGCCTTGGCGTCGCCGTGCTGCCGCATGAACTTGTTCCGCTGTTCGGGGCCCATAAGAGAATGCTGGACATCGATACTTCGCTGCTGTCGCAGGCGGCGCTCGAAATCTATATTCGAAGCGGAATGTTCGCCCATCATGGCAAAGTGATTCGTGGCAGGTATGCCGCGCGCATGCGCAAGGTGCATGAGCAGCTGGATCGCTTCCCCGATTTTGCTCCGTTTGCGGAGGCGCCGCGTACCGGAGGAGAACATACGGTGCTGCCTTTGCCTGAGAGGATGCCTTTGGCTGTGCTGGTATCGCGCTTGGAGAAACGCGGCGTATTAGTGGATACAACGGAACGGTATTATCCGGACGCTTTGCGGCAGCAGGATAAAATGCTGCGGCTCAACATTTCCAACGTGCCTGGCCAGCGAGTTGCCGAGGGCATGGACATCATTCGCGAGGAGATCATGAAGCTGGACGCTGCTGGACAAAGAACGTCGAAAGGTTAA